In a single window of the Candidatus Bathyarchaeota archaeon genome:
- a CDS encoding AIR synthase family protein, which yields MLRSQLCGKIPYSELETIIFKHLGVLNKKVILGPKIGEDAAILKIGSKVIIISTDPITGATKNIGWLSVHINANDVASYGIKPSWFLCSILLPENSDKKLIKEIMNEIDQACRELKVSVIGGHSEISPQLNRPIVIGTMLGETDSGKYVTSSGAKNGDKIMITKSVGLEGTAILASEFEKKLNRKIDNRSLKRAKKFLKSISIVKDALTAMKAGGVTAMHDPTEGGLMNGLWEIAEASNVGLQVCESEIPIAIETKEICQVFGIDYLRLMSSGALLITSRPEKSEKILTSLKRNKIHASAIGEINTKKAGRFLLKNDGKKVKIRSQAQDELYKAIRDFAL from the coding sequence ATGCTAAGATCTCAATTATGTGGCAAAATTCCGTATTCTGAATTAGAGACTATAATATTCAAACATCTTGGAGTTTTAAACAAGAAAGTTATTCTTGGACCTAAGATTGGCGAGGATGCGGCGATACTAAAAATAGGATCTAAAGTGATAATTATTAGTACTGATCCTATTACTGGCGCAACAAAAAACATAGGCTGGCTTTCAGTTCATATTAATGCAAATGATGTAGCATCTTATGGTATTAAACCATCTTGGTTCTTATGTTCAATATTACTTCCAGAAAATTCTGATAAGAAATTGATCAAAGAAATTATGAATGAAATAGACCAAGCTTGTAGAGAATTGAAGGTATCTGTAATAGGAGGACATTCAGAAATTTCACCACAACTAAATCGACCAATTGTAATTGGTACTATGTTGGGAGAAACAGACTCTGGAAAATATGTGACCTCAAGCGGAGCAAAAAATGGAGACAAAATAATGATTACAAAAAGTGTTGGATTGGAAGGCACAGCCATTCTAGCATCAGAATTTGAAAAAAAATTAAATCGGAAAATCGACAACAGATCATTAAAAAGAGCAAAAAAATTCTTAAAAAGCATAAGTATTGTGAAAGATGCTCTGACAGCTATGAAAGCAGGTGGAGTAACTGCTATGCATGATCCAACCGAAGGTGGTTTGATGAATGGATTATGGGAGATTGCAGAAGCTTCTAACGTTGGATTGCAAGTCTGTGAATCAGAAATTCCAATAGCTATAGAGACTAAAGAAATATGCCAGGTGTTCGGAATTGATTACCTTAGACTCATGAGTTCGGGTGCTCTATTAATTACAAGTAGACCGGAAAAATCAGAAAAGATCCTAACTTCACTTAAAAGAAATAAAATTCATGCATCTGCTATAGGAGAAATAAATACTAAAAAAGCGGGCAGGTTTCTTTTAAAAAACGATGGAAAAAAAGTCAAAATAAGATCACAAGCTCAAGATGAGTTATATAAAGCTATAAGAGATTTTGCCTTATGA